One genomic window of Magnolia sinica isolate HGM2019 chromosome 3, MsV1, whole genome shotgun sequence includes the following:
- the LOC131239024 gene encoding MDIS1-interacting receptor like kinase 2-like has translation MFEDIVEVTEGFDDKYCVGTGGYRKVYKANLPSGQEVAVKKHHPFKGADQIDQRSFRNEIQALTEIGLRNIVKLYGFCSHAQFSFLVYDYMERGSLANILSNDEGAAQLDWTIRVKVIKAFLSSNALTTSTFGEGEALVKWKDSLLQSQALHSCVTEISLPNAGLQGKLDNLSFPSFPNLFHLNLSGNFLTGTIPAHISSLSKLASLDLSMNYISGILPLSLANLTHISVIDISYNEIIGELAPSFFTNWTKLISLQFQNNQFSGKILSQIGLLKHLRILDLSGNKISGLIPLEIGNLQSLIQLRLHSNHLSGPIPPSLGNLTKLMNLYLFDNQISGSIPTQLGNLKNLVELALYNNNLTGQIPPALGSLKNLVGLALSNNSLTGPIPPALGNLKNLVGLSLWNNSLTGSIPPALGNLKNLVDLELSDNNLTGPIPPALGNLRNLTYFYLSSNQISGSIPLEIGNLVKLNVLDLSSNLLTGSIPSTFGNLTKCEFFIAFDNHLTSEIPKSFRNCTRLTRVRLDGNQLISNVSEAFGVYPHLYFMDVSNNRLFGELSLNWGECRYLTMLQFSGNMITGRIPHEIGWLTRLGVLGLSSNRLVGEIPKELGRLTSLFILNLSDNQLSHRVPQEIGRLSNLEILDISMNNLAGPIPPQLGNCFKLRYLKLSENYLNGSIPFQIGNQIHLRGALDLSHNSLNGEISSQIGNLQMLEMLNLSHNMLSGSIPKSFEGMLRLKSVDFSYNDLEGPIPNSKAFQMAIVESSAFLPFITKDEEIKRKWFLKGAAEIHFQYGIMMGLMHLNRSWKR, from the exons ATGTTTGAAGACATCGTGGAAGTGACGGAGGGTTTTGACGACAAATACTGCGTCGGAACTGGAGGGTATAGAAAAGTTTACAAAGCAAATCTACCATCGGGCCAGGAAGTAGCCGTGAAGAAACATCATCCCTTTAAAGGTGCAGATCAAATtgatcaaagaagttttagaaatgAGATTCAAGCATTAACAGAAATCGGCCTTCGCAACATTGTGAAGCTTTATGGTTTTTGTTCCCATGCTCAATTCTCATTTCTAGTCTATGATTACATGGAAAGGGGAAGCTTGGCTAACATCCTAAGTAATGATGAAGGAGCTGCACAGTTGGACTGGACTATAAGGGTGAAGGTtattaaag CCTTTCTTTCTTCCAATGCACTTACAACATCTACCTTCGGAGAAGGAGAGGCTCTAGTGAAATGGAAAGACAGCCTCCTACAATCACAAGCTCTCCATTCATG TGTAACAGAGATAAGCTTACCTAATGCCGGCTTGCAAGGTAAGCTAGATAACTTGAGCTTCCCCTCATTTCCAAACCTCTTCCATCTTAATCTCAGTGGCAACTTCCTCACTGGAACCATCCCAGCTCATATTAGCTCTCTTTCAAAACTTGCTTCTCTTGATCTCTCCATGAATTATATTTCTGGCATTTTACCTCTTTCACTGGCTAACCTCACTCACATTTCTGTGATTGACATTTCATATAATGAAATAATAGGTGAACTAGCTCCAAGTTTCTTCACCAATTGGACCAAACTCATCTCCCTTCAATTCCAGAACAATCAATTCAGTGGGAAAATTCTGTCTCAAATCGGCCTACTTAAACATCTCCGAATCCTAGACCTCTCGGGAAATAAAATCAGTGGTTTAATACCTCTTGAAATAGGGAATCTGCAGAGTCTGATTCAGTTAAGGTTACACTCAAACCATCTTAGTGGGCCAATTCCTCCTTCTTTAGGTAACTTGACCAAGCTGATGAACCTCTACCTCTTtgacaatcaaatttctggttcgaTCCCCACACAATTAGGGAATCTGAAGAATTTGGTTGAGTTGGCGTTGTACAATAACAATCTGACAGGTCaaatccctcctgctttag gaagtctcaagaatttggttgggTTGGCATTGTCCAATAACAGTCTGACAGGTccaatccctcctgctttag gaaatctcaagaatttggttgggTTGTCGTTGTGGAATAATAGTTTGACAGGTTcaatccctcctgctttag gaaatctcaagaatttggttgattTGGAGTTGAGCGATAACAATCTGACAGGTCCgatccctcctgctttaggtaatttgagaaaccttacataTTTTTACCTCTCtagcaatcaaatttctggttcaattcctctgGAAATTGGGAATTTGGTAAAACTCAATGTGCTTGATCTGTCCAGtaaccttctaacaggttctatcccttccactttcgGAAACTTGACCAAGTGTGAATTCTTCATTGCATTTGACAACCATTTAACTAGTGAGATCCCAAAAAGCTTCAGAAATTGCACTAGGTTAACTAGAGTTCGACTCGACGGAAACCAGCTCATTTCAAATGTATCAGAAGCCTTTGGTGTATACCCACATCTCTATTTCATGGATGTCAGCAATAACAGGTTGTTTGGTGAACTCTCACTAAACTGGGGAGAATGCAGATACTTGACGATGCTACAATTCTCTGGGAACATGATCACTGGTAGAATTCCTCACGAGATTGGGTGGTTAACCCGGCTAGGAGTGCTTGGTCTTTCTTCAAACCGTCTGGTAGGAGAGATTCCAAAGGAATTGGGGAGGTTGACTTCATTGTTCATCTTGAATTTAAGTGATAACCAGCTTTCTCATAGGGTTCCTCAAGAAATTGGGAGACTGTCCAATTTGGAGATTCTGGACATATCAATGAACAACCTAGCTGGTCCAATACCACCTCAGTTGGGGAATTGCTTCAAACTACGGTATCTGAAATTGAGTGAAAATTATTTGAATGGAAGCATTCCATTTCAGATAGGCAACCAGATACACCTACGGGGTGCATTAGACCTTAGCCATAATTCACTAAATGGAGAGATATCATCACAAATTGGGAACTTGCAGATGCTGGAAATGTTAAACCTCTCCCACAAcatgttgtctggctcaattcCAAAATCTTTTGAAGGGATGCTCAGGTTAAAATCTGTAGATTTTTCATACAATGATTTGGAAGGCCCTATTCCCAATAGCAAAGCCTTTCAGATGGCTATTGTAGAG TCGTCGGCGTTTCTTCCATTTATTACCAAAGacgaagaaataaagagaaagtgGTTCTTGAAAGGAGCAGCAGAaatccattttcaatatggaattatgatgggattgatgcATTTGAACAGATCGTGGAAGCGATAG
- the LOC131239025 gene encoding MDIS1-interacting receptor like kinase 2-like has product MERGGLASILSNDRGAIELDWTLRVKVIKGVAHALSYMHHDCTQPIVHRDLSSNNVLLNSEFEACVSDFGTARLLIPDSSNWTTLVGTYGYIALELAFTMRVTEKCDVYSFGVVALEVMIGRHPGELISSLSSPSRHDTLLKDMLDQRLLDPMTEIAQEVLFEVCTALSCIRLDPNSWPTMHYVTKPQHTKQNITNTTRMFVVNIFALN; this is encoded by the exons ATGGAAAGGGGAGGCTTGGCTAGCATCCTAAGCAATGACAGAGGAGCTATAGAGTTGGATTGGACTCTAAGGGTGAAGGTtattaaaggtgtggcccatgcaTTATCTTACATGCACCATGATTGCACCCAGCCAATTGTCCATCGAGACCTATCAAGCAACAACGTTCTGCTGAATTCGGAATTTGAGGCCTGTGTCTCTGACTTCGGCACTGCAAGATTGTTGATACCTGATTCATCCAATTGGACTACCCTCGTAGGCACTTACGGATACATCGCTCTAG AGCTTGCATTTACAATGAGGGTGACTGAAAAATGCGACGTATATAGCTTTGGTGTGGTGGCGCTTGAAGTGATGATAGGAAGGCATCCTGGGGAGCTCATCTCCTCTTTGTCATCACCAAGTAGACATGATACACTGTTAAAGGATATGTTGGACCAACGTCTCTTGGATCCAATGACTGAGATTGCACAGGAAGTCTTATTTGAGGTGTGCACGGCACTTTCATGCATTCGGCTAGATCCAAACTCTTGGCCAACCATGCACTACGTGACAAAACCACAACACACAAAACAGAATATTACAAACACAACAAGAATGTTTGTGGTGAATATTTTTGCCCTCAACTGA
- the LOC131240552 gene encoding MDIS1-interacting receptor like kinase 2-like, translating to MANLSHLSELDISSNEIRGELAPSFFTSWTKLISLQFQKNQHMGKIPSQIGLLKHLQILYLFDNQISGSIPTQLENLKNLVELALYNNNLTGPIPPALGNLRNLTLLYLYSNQISGSIPAQLGNLKNLVELALHKNNLTGPIPPALGNLRNLTLLYLYSNQISGSIPAQLGNLKNLVKLSLSNNCLTGPIPPALGNLRNLTLLYLYSNQISGSIPAQLGNLKNLVELGLCNNSLTGPIPPALGNLRNLTLLHLYSNQISGSIPLEIGNLVNLNKLALSSNLLTGSIPSSLGNFTKLEHFTAFDNHLNGEIPKSFRNCTRLTRVRLEGNQLIGNVSKIFGVYPHLYFMDVSNNRLFGELSPNWGECRNLTMLQFSGNMITGRIPPEIGWLTRLRVLGLSSNRLVGEIPKELGRLTSLFILNLSDNQLSHRVPQEIGRLSNLEILDLSMNNLAGPIPPQLGNCFKLRYLKLSENYLNGSIPFQIGNLIHLQGALDLSHNSLNGEISSQIGNLQMLEMLNISHNMLSGSIPKSFEGMLSLQSVDFSYNDLEGPVPNSKAFQKALAEAFIKNKGLCGEVQGLRPCNAPSTSHGDARKGRQVVIFIVLPLMVVLFLLFCVSSIYYQRWRNKEKEVLERSSRNPFSIWNYDGIDAFEQIVEATEGFDDKYCIGTGGYGKVYKANLPSGQVVAVKKLHPLEGRDQSDQRSFRNEIRALTEIRHRNIVKLYGFCSHAQFSFLIYEYMERGSLTSILSNDRRAVELDWTLRVKVIKGVAHALSYMHHDCTQPIVHRDLSSNNVLLNSELEACVSDFGTARLLIPDSSNWTMLVGTYGYIAPELAFTMRVTEKCDVYSFGVVALEVMMGRHPGELISSLSSPSRHDTLLKDMLDQRLSDPTAEIAPEVLFEVSMALSCIRLDPNSRPTMHYVAQELSIGRPSFSLGPFYALTLRQLMDLKV from the exons ATGGCTAACCTTTCTCACCTTTCAGAGCTTGACATCTCATCTAATGAAATAAGAGGCGAACTAGCTCCAAGTTTCTTCACCAGTTGGACCAAACTCATCTCCCTTCAGTTCCAAAAAAATCAACACATGGGGAAAATTCCATCTCAAATCGGCCTGCTTAAACATCTTCAGATCCTCTACCTCTTTGACAATCAAATTTCCGGTTCAATCCCCACACAATTAGaaaatctcaagaatttggttgagttgGCGTTGTATAATAACAATCTGACAGGTccaatccctcctgctttaggtaatttgagaaaccttacacttttgtacctctacagcaatcaaatttctggttcaattcctgcacaattaggAAATCTGAAGAATTTGGTTGAGTTGGCATTGCACAAAAACAATCTGACAGGTccaatccctcctgctttaggtaatttgagaaaccttacacttttgtacctctacagcaatcaaatttctggttcaattcctgcacaattaggaaatctcaagaatttggttaaGTTGTCGTTGTCCAATAATTGTCTGACAGGTccaatccctcctgctttaggtaatttgagaaaccttacacttttgtacctctacagcaatcaaatttctggttcaattcctgcacaattaggaaatctcaagaatttggttgagttgGGGTTGTGCAATAACAGTCTGACAGGTccaatccctcctgctttaggtaatttgagaaaccttacacttttgcacctctacagcaatcaaatttctggttcaattcctctaGAAATTGGGAATTTGGTAAATCTCAATAAGCTTGCGCTGTCCAGTAACCTTCTAACAGGTTCCATCCCTTCCTCTTTAGGAAACTTTACCAAGCTTGAACACTTCACTGCCTTTGACAACCATTTAAATGGTGAGATCCCAAAAAGCTTTAGAAATTGCACCAGGTTAACTAGAGTTCGACTGGAGGGAAACCAGCTCATTGGAAATGTATCAAAAATCTTTGGTGTATACCCACATCTCTATTTCATGGATGTCAGCAACAACAGGTTGTTTGGTGAACTCTCACCGAACTGGGGAGAATGCAGAAACTTGACGATGCTACAATTCTCTGGGAACATGATCACTGGTAGAATTCCTCCCGAGATTGGGTGGTTAACGCGGCTAAGAGTGCTTGGTCTTTCTTCAAACCGTTTGGTAGGAGAGATTCCAAAGGAATTGGGAAGGTTGACTTCATTGTTCATCTTGAATTTAAGTGATAACCAGCTTTCTCATAGGGTTCCTCAAGAAATTGGGAGACTGTCCAATTTGGAGATTCTGGACCTATCAATGAACAACCTAGCTGGTCCAATACCACCTCAGTTGGGGAATTGCTTCAAACTACGGTATCTGAAATTGAGTGAAAATTATTTGAACGGAAGTATTCCATTTCAGATAGGCAACCTGATACACCTACAGGGTGCATTAGACCTTAGCCATAATTCACTCAATGGAGAGATATCATCACAAATTGGGAACTTGCAGATGCTGGAAATGTTAAACATCTCCCACAAcatgttgtctggctcaattcCAAAATCTTTCGAAGGGATGCTTAGCTTACAATCCGTAGATTTTTCATACAATGATTTGGAAGGCCCTGTTCCCAATAGCAAAGCCTTTCAAAAGGCTCTTGCTGAAGCATTCATAAAAAACAAAGGCTTATGTGGTGAAGTGCAAGGTTTGAGACCCTGCAATGCTCCTTCAACAAGCCATGGTGATGCAAGAAAAGGCCGCCAAGTTGTCATCTTCATTGTGCTTCCTCTCATGGTGgtcttgtttcttttattttgcGTTTCTTCCATTTATTATCAAAGATggagaaataaagagaaagaggTTCTTGAAAGGAGCAGCCGAaatccattttcaatatggaattatgatgggattgatgcATTTGAACAGATCGTGGAAGCGACAGAGGGTTTCGACGACAAATATTGCATCGGAACTGGAGGGTATGGAAAAGTTTACAAagcaaatctaccatcaggccaagtagtagctgtgaagaaacttCACCCACTCGAAGGTCGGGATCAATCcgatcaaagaagttttagaaatgAGATTCGAGCATTAACAGAAATCCGTCATCGCAACATTGTGAAGCTTTATGGCTTTTGTTCCCATGCTCAATTCTCATTTCTAATTTATGAGTACATGGAAAGGGGAAGCTTGACTAGCATCCTAAGCAACGACAGAAGAGCTGTAGAGTTGGATTGGACTCTAAGGGTGAAGGTtattaaaggtgtggcccatgcaTTATCTTACATGCACCATGATTGCACCCAGCCAATTGTCCATCGCGACCTATCAAGCAACAACGTTCTGCTGAATTCGGAACTTGAGGCCTGTGTCTCTGACTTCGGCACTGCAAGATTGTTGATACCTGATTCATCCAATTGGACTATGCTCGTAGGCACTTACGGATACATCGCTCCGG AGCTTGCATTTACAATGAGGGTGACTGAAAAATGCGACGTATATAGCTTTGGTGTGGTGGCGCTTGAAGTGATGATGGGAAGGCATCCTGGGGAGCTCATCTCCTCTTTGTCATCACCAAGTAGACATGATACACTGCTAAAGGATATGTTGGACCAACGTCTCTCAGATCCAACGGCTGAGATTGCACCGGAAGTCTTATTTGAGGTGTCCATGGCACTTTCATGCATTCGGCTAGATCCAAACTCTCGGCCAACCATGCACTACGTGGCTCAAGAGCTATCTATTGGTCGGCCTTCCTTCTCTCTAGGACCATTCTACGCACTTACATTACGCCAGCTGATGGATCTCAAGGTATAG